A single Micromonospora sp. CCTCC AA 2012012 DNA region contains:
- a CDS encoding MFS transporter: protein MTSKGIQARYMAGMVIDATGSGMYLPLSLIYFHHTTGLPVGRVGAIVSAAAIVGLLANPLTGVLVDRFGARAVVVAGYLLRAAAFACYPFVHSAVPLFLAVMVVAFGDVSFSPSVHSLVADIARGTTRDKLIAAQRSLRNAGLGAGGLLAGAALAVSDARAFTVIIATSAVAFTVAAALIRSIPVRRRQPDAVADTAPGDGVGYRLVVRNRPFLALALLNMFTAFGYMVLSVSLPIYVTMSLGQPPSLVGAVYAVNTIGIAVAQIPVTRALAHVRRSRAVATGASIFGVSFLSFAVLGMTAGGAVLMAGIFAATAIFTVGELLHGATMSALVVNAAPEQTRGRHLAIYQLSWAVPSALAPAVLTALLAFSPTGMWFVLAAGVAVTAVGVLRLEPHLPAEAVHPQPPDAPPPPAALEPDTVRPELREATAAQLVRTRKEH, encoded by the coding sequence GTGACGTCCAAGGGGATCCAGGCCCGGTACATGGCCGGGATGGTGATCGACGCCACCGGCAGCGGCATGTATCTGCCCCTGTCGCTGATCTACTTCCACCACACCACCGGCCTACCCGTGGGGAGGGTCGGTGCGATTGTCAGCGCCGCGGCGATCGTGGGGCTGCTGGCCAACCCCCTCACCGGGGTGCTCGTCGACCGGTTCGGCGCTCGCGCAGTGGTCGTCGCCGGTTACCTCCTCCGCGCCGCCGCGTTCGCCTGCTACCCCTTCGTCCACTCCGCGGTGCCGCTGTTCCTGGCCGTGATGGTGGTGGCCTTCGGGGACGTGTCGTTCTCCCCATCCGTGCACTCGCTCGTTGCTGACATAGCCCGCGGCACCACCCGCGACAAGCTAATCGCCGCGCAGCGCAGCCTCCGCAACGCCGGACTCGGCGCGGGTGGTCTGCTCGCTGGTGCCGCCCTGGCCGTCTCCGACGCCCGCGCGTTCACGGTGATCATTGCGACCAGCGCGGTCGCCTTCACGGTGGCGGCGGCACTGATCCGCTCTATCCCCGTCCGCCGTCGGCAGCCGGACGCCGTCGCCGACACGGCGCCCGGCGACGGGGTGGGCTACCGGCTGGTCGTCCGGAACCGGCCGTTCCTCGCTCTGGCGCTGCTGAACATGTTCACCGCGTTCGGATACATGGTGCTGTCAGTCAGCCTGCCCATCTACGTCACCATGAGCCTGGGCCAGCCCCCCTCACTGGTGGGCGCCGTCTACGCGGTGAACACCATCGGCATCGCGGTGGCGCAGATCCCGGTCACCCGCGCGCTGGCCCACGTCCGCCGATCCAGAGCTGTCGCCACCGGCGCGAGCATCTTCGGCGTGTCGTTTCTGTCATTTGCGGTACTGGGCATGACCGCCGGCGGCGCTGTCCTCATGGCCGGCATCTTCGCGGCGACAGCCATTTTCACCGTTGGAGAACTTTTGCACGGCGCGACCATGTCCGCCCTGGTCGTCAACGCCGCCCCTGAACAGACCCGGGGCCGGCACCTCGCGATCTACCAGCTGTCCTGGGCGGTGCCGAGCGCCCTGGCGCCCGCGGTCCTCACCGCGTTGCTGGCTTTCTCACCCACCGGCATGTGGTTCGTGCTCGCCGCAGGGGTGGCCGTCACCGCCGTCGGGGTGCTGCGCCTGGAACCACACCTACCGGCGGAGGCGGTACATCCGCAACCGCCTGACGCGCCGCCCCCGCCGGCCGCTCTGGAGCCGGACACCGTCCGGCCCGAGCTGCGTGAGGCGACCGCGGCGCAGCTCGTGAGAACCAGGAAGGAACACTGA
- a CDS encoding flavin reductase family protein, translated as MTEHAHNPSPVDADALRALLRHQASTVTVVTAPGAPAIGFTATSFTSVCLEPPIVSFCLNIASSSWSTVSESRYVGVHLLAHHQQDLARTFATSGIDRFAAPTRWRVGPEGVPLIEDTLAWLLCRVIDRISAGDHAIVLAEPELLRHTDVGSPLLYHRGRYATLAEHVESPTRRAA; from the coding sequence ATGACCGAGCACGCCCACAATCCCTCGCCGGTTGACGCCGACGCCCTGCGGGCGTTGCTGCGCCATCAGGCCAGTACTGTCACCGTGGTCACCGCGCCCGGCGCTCCGGCGATCGGTTTCACCGCCACATCGTTCACGTCGGTGTGTTTGGAGCCACCGATCGTCTCGTTCTGCCTGAATATCGCCTCGTCGAGTTGGTCCACCGTCTCCGAGAGCCGCTACGTGGGAGTTCACCTGCTCGCCCATCACCAGCAGGATTTGGCCCGGACCTTCGCGACCAGCGGGATCGACCGGTTCGCGGCGCCGACCCGCTGGCGAGTCGGCCCGGAGGGGGTGCCACTGATCGAGGACACCCTGGCATGGCTCCTGTGCCGGGTGATCGACCGGATAAGCGCAGGCGACCATGCCATCGTTCTCGCCGAGCCCGAACTGCTGCGGCACACCGATGTCGGCTCGCCGCTGCTCTATCACCGGGGTCGGTACGCAACCCTGGCCGAGCACGTCGAATCACCGACTCGGCGCGCCGCTTGA
- a CDS encoding type III polyketide synthase, with the protein MVVPVIAALGRAQPPSADQGELWEGFFAERFAGPQRTFAQRIFANSGVTRRCAAVSPLIEDVSDWPTSRRMQRYMVEAVPLGKDAVSRALASAGLRADEIGMFIVCSCTGYATPGLDLILARDLGMAPDTQRLFIGHMGCYAALPGLRAAADYVRVHQRPAVLLCAEITSLHIQPFGARMTAEQIVSHALFSDAAVAVVCTPGGTGYAVQSVESLTDASTADYMTWDLTDTGFRMSLSVKVPDVLAENVRHLVMPTLAGHGITDVRHVDGWAVHPGGPRILTVVEQQLSLPPNALTPSRRTLADDGNCSSATVLLVLDRLMRSPQPMRQVAMLAFGPGLTLYSANLASTS; encoded by the coding sequence ATGGTCGTACCGGTCATCGCGGCGCTGGGACGCGCCCAACCCCCTTCGGCAGATCAGGGCGAGTTGTGGGAGGGCTTCTTCGCGGAGCGCTTCGCCGGACCGCAGCGGACGTTCGCACAGCGCATCTTCGCCAACTCGGGGGTGACTCGCCGCTGCGCCGCCGTCAGCCCCCTCATCGAGGACGTCTCCGACTGGCCCACCTCCCGCCGCATGCAGCGGTACATGGTGGAGGCGGTGCCGCTGGGCAAGGACGCCGTGTCCCGGGCACTCGCCTCCGCCGGTCTGCGGGCCGACGAGATCGGCATGTTCATCGTGTGCTCCTGCACCGGCTACGCCACCCCCGGACTGGACCTCATCCTCGCCCGCGACCTCGGAATGGCCCCTGACACGCAGCGCCTGTTTATCGGCCACATGGGCTGCTACGCGGCCCTGCCCGGGCTGCGCGCGGCCGCGGACTACGTCCGCGTCCATCAACGCCCCGCGGTGCTGCTCTGCGCTGAGATCACAAGTCTGCACATCCAGCCGTTCGGCGCCCGGATGACCGCCGAGCAGATCGTGTCCCATGCCCTGTTCTCCGACGCCGCCGTGGCCGTCGTCTGCACACCCGGCGGCACGGGATACGCGGTGCAGTCGGTGGAGTCACTGACCGACGCCTCCACTGCGGACTACATGACGTGGGACCTCACCGACACCGGATTCCGCATGTCTCTGTCGGTCAAGGTCCCTGATGTGCTCGCCGAGAACGTGCGACACCTAGTCATGCCGACGCTGGCCGGACACGGCATCACCGACGTGCGGCACGTCGACGGATGGGCCGTCCACCCCGGTGGGCCGCGGATCCTCACCGTGGTGGAGCAACAGCTCAGCCTGCCGCCAAACGCGCTCACACCGTCACGTCGCACGCTCGCCGATGACGGTAACTGCTCGTCGGCGACTGTCCTGCTGGTCCTGGATCGGCTCATGCGCTCCCCGCAGCCCATGCGGCAGGTGGCGATGCTGGCCTTCGGGCCCGGTCTCACGCTGTACTCGGCGAACCTGGCCTCGACCAGCTGA
- a CDS encoding TRM11 family SAM-dependent methyltransferase — MAVASWVVLTGDDPQHALPAAAGQCGWVSQVAPLITEFTRPGDLVFDPFAGWGTTLVAASVTGRRGIGLEISPDRVTQAARRLRDYPGQVMICGDARRPPVPDGSVDFCITDLPYFGTALDIDSPVDGQLYAVRDYSAYLTALDHTFRALARVLKRHAYAVIAVQNRRVDDKFVPLAWDVGRVLSGHFTLGDERIHLYPRPVSEGTPLVNNRAHEYLLVAQKR; from the coding sequence ATGGCAGTAGCAAGCTGGGTGGTACTCACCGGCGACGACCCGCAGCACGCGCTGCCGGCGGCCGCCGGTCAGTGCGGCTGGGTCAGCCAGGTCGCGCCGCTGATCACCGAGTTCACCCGGCCCGGTGATCTCGTGTTCGATCCGTTCGCCGGGTGGGGCACCACGCTCGTCGCGGCGTCGGTCACCGGCCGGCGGGGGATCGGCCTGGAGATCTCCCCGGACCGGGTCACGCAGGCGGCACGCCGCCTGCGGGACTATCCCGGGCAGGTCATGATCTGCGGTGACGCCCGCCGCCCCCCGGTGCCTGACGGCAGTGTCGACTTCTGCATCACCGACCTGCCGTACTTCGGCACTGCCCTTGACATCGACTCCCCGGTCGACGGTCAGCTGTACGCGGTACGTGACTACTCCGCCTACCTCACGGCCCTCGACCACACCTTCCGCGCGCTCGCCCGGGTCCTGAAACGACACGCCTACGCTGTCATCGCGGTACAAAACCGGCGTGTTGACGACAAGTTCGTCCCATTGGCATGGGATGTTGGCCGGGTGCTCAGCGGACACTTCACCCTCGGCGACGAACGCATCCACCTGTATCCGCGTCCGGTCAGCGAGGGCACACCGCTCGTCAACAACCGCGCCCACGAGTACCTTCTCGTCGCTCAGAAGCGGTAG
- a CDS encoding ATP-binding protein, with protein MLACVEICLSLFRSGYGEPLHTLAVPAGQDPPAMSELTARLDVPLGVNAPSTARRALVAVLQGWGYCDEDWLGTAALVTSELITNAVRHGGGCVDFSVESHDGRVVVSVADGSSVVPRRRDPDGIGGCGLAVIEAISTSWGVHDHEGGKRVWVELTTHPVVCAAQTSSSREIPE; from the coding sequence GTGTTGGCGTGCGTCGAAATTTGTCTGTCGCTGTTCCGCAGCGGCTATGGTGAGCCGCTGCACACGCTGGCTGTGCCCGCAGGACAGGATCCACCGGCCATGAGTGAACTGACCGCCCGTCTCGACGTGCCATTAGGCGTCAACGCGCCCAGCACGGCCCGCCGCGCTCTCGTTGCCGTCCTACAAGGCTGGGGCTACTGCGACGAAGATTGGCTCGGGACGGCGGCGCTGGTCACTAGCGAGTTGATCACCAACGCGGTGCGACACGGCGGAGGCTGCGTCGACTTCAGCGTCGAGTCCCACGACGGTCGGGTCGTGGTGTCGGTCGCCGATGGCTCCTCGGTTGTGCCCCGCCGCCGCGATCCCGATGGCATCGGGGGCTGCGGCCTGGCCGTCATCGAAGCGATCTCTACCAGCTGGGGCGTCCATGACCATGAGGGTGGGAAGCGCGTATGGGTCGAACTGACCACCCACCCAGTCGTCTGCGCGGCGCAGACGAGCAGCTCAAGGGAGATACCTGAGTGA
- a CDS encoding STAS domain-containing protein gives MKITPCADDQGVARLALSGELDMASADALHEQVHQALASDRPELLIIDLAALTFCDSTGIRALVDARAAAIACQVAFQVVNPRGVTRRVMRVTGVLDVLTTV, from the coding sequence GTGAAGATCACTCCATGCGCCGACGACCAAGGGGTCGCGCGGCTGGCACTGAGCGGCGAACTTGACATGGCCTCCGCGGATGCCTTGCACGAGCAGGTCCACCAAGCGCTCGCCTCCGACAGACCCGAGCTTCTGATCATCGATCTTGCGGCCCTGACGTTCTGTGATTCCACCGGCATCCGCGCGCTGGTCGACGCCCGGGCTGCGGCCATCGCCTGCCAGGTCGCCTTTCAGGTGGTCAATCCACGAGGCGTCACCCGCCGGGTCATGCGCGTTACCGGAGTCCTCGACGTGCTGACTACGGTCTGA